A region of the Sinorhizobium arboris LMG 14919 genome:
GCCGCCGAGGAAAATCCGGGCGCACTCGCGTACACGCGCGAAAATTGATCGGGTGACAAGAACGGCGTTGCCCTCGGCGGCAGAGCCGTACACTTTCCGGAAAAATGGGAGACCGGCGCACCATGCCCGAAGTTCAGAACCTCCTGGGCTTTGCCCTGATCGCGCTCGGCATGGTGCTGACGCCGGGGCCGAACATGATCTATCTGATCTCCCGCTCGATCTGCCAGGGACCGGCGGCGGGGCTGATCTCGCTCGGAGGCGTGGCGCTCGGCTTCGTCTGTTACATGGTGTCTGCCGCGTTCGGCATTACCGCCCTGCTTCTCGCGGTTCCCTTTGCCTATGATGCCCTTCGTTTCGCAGGTGCGCTTTACCTGCTTTACCTCGCGTGGCAGGCGGTCCGTCCCGGCGGCCGCTCGATCTTTCAAGTGCGCGACCTGCCGAAGGATCGTCCGCGCAAGCTCTTCGTGATGGGCTTCTTCACCAGCATGCTCAACCCGAAGGTGGCTATCCTTTACCTGTCGCTGCTGCCGCAATTCATCCGTCCCGAGGCCGGCAACGTGCTCGCGCAGTCTCTCGTCTTCGGCAGCGTGCAGATCGCGATCAGTGTCAGCGTCAATGCGCTGATCGCGATGACGGCCGGAGCGGTGGCCGCCTTCCTCTCCGGTCGGCCGTCCTTCATGCTGGTGCAGCGCTGGCTCATGAGCACGGCGCTTGCGGGTCTTGCCATCAGCATGGCCGCGGAGGCGCGGCGCTAGACCACTTCGCTTTTCCCCGAGGCGCGGAAACATCAAACGCTTCGGTTCGCGCAATCCGGACGGAAGACCGCATACGCTTTCCTGGAAGTGCCCTAGAGGCTTCCTTCCGCCGGGCGCTTGGCGGACGGTGACGACGGCCGAAGGGTCCAGCCCAGATTCGTGCCCGCGGCAGCAATGAGGATCGCGACCGAGCCCGCGATCTGCGCCGGCTGCAGGGCGTGGCCGAAGGCGATGCGGTCGACCAGGATCGCGGCGATCGGATAGATGAAGGAGAGGGCGCCGGTCATGTGGGTCGGCAGCTTCTGGATGGCGCCATAGAGCAGGATATACATGATGCCCGTGTGGACGACGCCGACGGTCAGGAGCAGCGTCCACTGGAGCGTGCCTTGCGGCAGCGGCGCGACAAGGGCGAAGGGGGCGAGCATGGCCGCTCCGGTGATGACCTGCACCAGCGCGATCAGATGCGGCGGCGTGCCCTTGAGGAGCTTGGTGACGAGCGCCGCGATGGCATAGAAGAAAGCGGCACCGAGCGACAGGGCGATTCCGGCCAGATAGTCGGCGGGCTCGAAGCCGCCCGCGGGCTTGGCGGAGACGATCGCGACCATGCCTGCGAAGGAGAGTGAGAGCCAGAGAAGCTTGCTGGCGGTGATCTTCTCTCCGAGAAAAAGCGCGCCGAGCCCGAGCAGCATGAAGGGTTGCGTGTTGTAGACCATCGTCGCGATCGAGATCGAGGCGCGGGGATAGGCGGCGAAGAGCAGGAGCCAGTTCACGACGATCGCGACGCCGCCCAGAGCGGAAAGAACGATGACCTTCATCCGCAAATGTCTGAGGTCGATGAGGCCGAAGACTGCCGCAAGTGCGGCAAGCGTCGCAGCCCCGAACACGCAACGCCAGAAGACGACGCCCGCCACGGGCTGGCCTGACATCAGGACGAACCAGCCGATGGTTCCCGAAATCAGCATCGCCGCCGTCATTTCCGCGCTTCCGCGCCGCATGTCCCTATCCATAGCCTTGGCTCCATTCATTGTGCTGCAATAATAATGAGCTTGCTGGCGCAGAGATATGGATATTGAGAGGAAAATATGGGAATATGCCTAAAATTTTGAGGTAGAAAAGCCGATTTGGCTTAGGGGGAATTCGCATGCTGGACGAGCTCGACCGCCGCATTCTCGAAATTCTGGCCGCCAATGCCCGGGTGTCGCTGAAGGAACTGGCGCAGGAGGCGGGCCTTTCCTCGCCGAGTGCAGCAGAGCGGCTGCGCAAGCTCGAGGAGCGCGGTGTGCTCGACGGCTTCACGATTTCGGTCAATCCGGCGCGCCTCGGCTATCCGCTGCAGGCCATCGTCCGCATCCGCCCCATGCCGGGCATGCTGCATATCGTCGAAAGGCTGATCCAGGAAACGCCCGAATTCATCGAATGCGACAAGGTTACGGGGGACGACTGCTTCATCGCCAAGATGCTGGTGCGCGACATGGCGGAACTCGACACGATCCTCGACCGCATCGCCGAAAAGGCGCAGACCAACACGTCGATCGTCAAAGCGTCGCCGGTCAAGCGGCGCCTGCCGCCGCTTATCTAGTTCCGGTCGAGCCGAAGCCGCCGGCCCCGCGCACCGTCGCCGTCGCGCCATCCGCCTCGCGGATCGCCAGCTGGGTCACCGGGGCGATCACCATCTGGGCGATACGCATGCCGCGCTCGACCGCGAAATCCTCCGCACCGAGATTGACGAGCAGCACCTTCACTTCGCCGCGATAGTCGCTGTCGACGGTGCCCGGCGTATTGAGGCAGGTAATGCCGTGTTTGAAGGCAAGACCCGAACGCGGGCGAACCTGGCCCTCGTAACCCTCGGGGATCTCGAAGATGAAGCCGGTCGGCACCAATGCGCGTTCCCCCGGCCGGATCACCATCGGCCCATCCGCCGGAACCGCCGCACGCAGGTCCATCCCCGCGGCACCCGCCGTCTCATAGGCCGGCAGGTCGAGGCCTTCGCCATGGGGCAGGCGCACGAGGGTGAGGCAAGGGGCGAGGGCAGCGCGATTTTCGGACATGTGCATGATCATTCCATCATAAGCACGACCGGCTTTGCCGCAGTCAATTGCATATTGCCCCCCGAGGCTGTAAAGGACGCCGCAACTCACAGGATACTCAGATCATGGCCGAAAGCATTGCCGAGGCGGTCTCCCGCCGCCGCACATTTGCGATCATTTCGCATCCGGACGCAGGTAAGACGACGCTCACCGAGAAGCTGCTTCTGTTCGGCGGCGCGATCCAGCTCGCCGGCGAGGTCAAGGCCAAGAAGGACCGGATCCAGACCCGCTCGGACTGGATGAAGATCGAGCGCGAGCGCGGCATCTCGGTCGTCACCTCGGTGATGACTTTCGAATATAACGACACGGTTTACAACCTGCTGGACACGCCCGGGCACGAGGACTTCGCCGACGACACCTACCGCACCCTGACGGCGGTCGATGCGGCGGTCATGGTGATCGACGCGGCCAAGGGTATCGAGCCGCGCACGCTCAAGCTCTTCGAGGTTTGTCGTCTGCGCGATATCCCGATCATCACTTTCGTAAACAAGATGGACCGGGAAAGCCGCGACCCTTTCGAGATCCTCGACGAGGTCGAGCAGAAGCTGGCGCTCGACTGCGCGCCGGTCACCTGGCCGATCGGCCGCTCCAAGACCTTCTGCGGCACCTATCATCTTGCCACCGACGAGGTGCGCGGCGCCGACACGCAGGAACGTCTGACCAAGGTCAATGGTCCGGAAATGGCTGCGCACCGCCTGCCCGAGAACGAGCGCGACACCTTCATCGAGGAAACGTCGCTGGCGATCGAGGCCTGCAAGCCCTTCGACCGCAAGGCCTTCCTCGAAGGCCACCTGACGCCGGTCTTCTTCGGCTCGGCGCTCCGGAACTTCGGCGTGCGCGATCTGATCAATGCGCTCGCCGACTTTGCGCCGCCGCCGCGAGCCCAGGTTGCCGACATCCGCACCGTCGAGGCGACGGACGACAGGATGACCGCCTTCGTCTTCAAGATCCAGGCGAACATGGATCCGAACCACCGCGACCGCATCGCCTTCGTCCGCGTCTGCTCGGGCAAGCTCGAACGCGGCATGAAGGCGCGGCTTTCGCGCACCGGCAAGCAGATGGGCCTCACGGCGCCGCAATTCTTCTTTGCCTCGCAACGCCAGCTCGCCGATACGGCCTTCGCCGGCGACGTCGTCGGCATTCCGAACCACGGCACGCTTCGGATCGGCGACACGCTGACGGAAGGTGAGCCGCTGGTCTTCCAGGGCGTGCCGAACTTCGCGCCGGAGATCCTTCGCCGCGTCCGGCTCGAGGATGCGATGAAGGCGAAGAAGCTGAAGGAGGCGCTGCAGCAGATGGCGGAGGAGGGCGTCGTGCAGCTCTTTTCGCCCGATGACGGCGCGCCGGCAATCGTCGGCGTCGTCGGAGCGCTCCAGCTCGACGTCCTCAGGGAACGGCTGCAGGCGGAATACAGCCTGCCGGTCTCCTTCGAAATGTCCCGTTTTTCCATCTGCCGCTGGATCTCCGCCGAGAACCCGGCCGATCTCGAGAAGTTCATCGGAGCCCACCGCGGCGATATCGCGCGGGATCTCGACGGCGATCCGGTGTACATGGCGCAGGACGGGTTCTCGCTGCGCTACGAGTCGGAGCGCTACCCGGCGATCAGGATGGTGGCGATCAAGGAGTATCACGTCGCCAAGGCGGCGTGATCGTGCCTTCGCCGGATTCCACCCCACCAGCCTGTCCCGGGCTGGTCCCGCGTAGGCCGAGGCTCAACACGGCGATCAGCACGCAGGCCATGCCGATCATCTGATTGGCGGTGATCGTCTCGCCGAGAACGGCAGCGGCGAGGAGCAGCGCGGAAACGGGTGCCAGCGCGGTGAAGACCGAGGCCTCCGTGCCGCTCACCCTCTGAAGTCCCGCATACCAGAGCACGAAGCCCCCGACCGTGGGTACGAGCGCGTAATAGGCGACCGCGGCGAGGGCCGGGGCGCCTGGCGCACCCATAGAAGGAAGCTCGGCAAGCGCGAAGGGGAGCGCAATGGCGCCGCCGAAGCCCGTCATCAGCGCCGACAGGCCAAGCGGCGGAATCGCGACGCTGACGCGCTTGTTGAGCAGTATGAACAGCCCTTCGCAGATGACCGCGCCGAAGATCAGCGCGCTGCCGGCGAGCGAATGCGGGGTGTTCGCATCCGGCCGGAAGACGATCGCGAGAACGCCGGCCGCCGCCAGGCAAGCGGCCACGAGCACGGAGCGATGCGGACGCTCGCCGAGAACCATGATGGCGATCGCGGCGGAGACGACGGGAAGCGTCCCGATGATGACGCCGGCATTGGCCGCAGAGGTGAGCTTCAGGCCGGAAATGAGCAGAGTGGTGTAGCCGACGCTGCCGGCGCCTGCCTGAAACACGAGGATGAGCCAGTCGCTCTTCGCCAGCTTGGGCCAGGACGCCCCGGTTGCGCGCATCAGGCACAGGAAAAGAGGGAAGGCGATGGCGAAACGCAGCGCCGTGGCCGTGAAGGGCGGCAGGCCGGCGGCGATGATCTTGCTCGCAATCACGGTGCTGCCGACGAGCACCATGGCGAGCGACAGATAGATATATCCTTCAATTTGCTTCGACATCCCGCAGAAACTCCCGATTGGCGTTCGGGCAGAAGAGCCGATCGGCAGCCGGCGGTCTTGTATGGAATTGCAGATGTTGAAATCATTTCACCGCTTGCGCATAGGCTCCGGGCGAAAAGCCGTATTTGCGCACGAAAACCCGCGTCATGTGACTCTGGTCGACGAAGCCGCCCGCAGCTGCCGCCTCCGCGAGCGGCATACCCCCGGCGATCAGCCGCCGGACGACGTCTATCCGCCGCTGGACGAGATAGGCATGGGGCGTGAGCCCCGTTGCCTTGGCAAAGCCGCGAACAAGCTGGAAGCGGCTCAGGCCGCTCTCGCGGGCGAGGTCAGCGAGCGAGAGCGGCGCCAGCGGATCGTCATCGATCAGGCTTACGGCGGCGGCGACCGACTTCGGTGCGCTGGCCGGTGCATTTGGCGGGGCAAGCTGCATCGCCTCCGCAAACAGGGTGACGGCCAGTTCTTCCCATCGAAACCCCGTCCCGGCACCGCCGGCGCCTGCGGCGGCCGCGAAGATCGTGCCGAACCGGGCCGCGAGCCCGGCGTTCCGGATCACCGGGTCCGAGAATTCGCAATCCGACCTTTTCCCTTCTGAGACGTCGTCGATGAGCGAGGCGACCAGCGGCGGATCGAAATAGAGCATCCGCCAGGAGCGGCCCGCGTCACCGATCGGTGCGCCGTCATGGACCTCGCCGGGATTGACCGTGATCACATCGCCTGCCTTCGCCTCGACGGTTCCGCGGCCGCTCAGCGACGTTTGCGCGCCCGCACGGATCAGACCGATGCCGAACTGCTCGTGCGTATGGCGCGCGAAACTGTGGTTCGTCGCCGCTTCCACCACGTCGACGCCGGCGATGCGGCGCGGCAGCACCCTGAAATGCCCTTTCGCCATGTGCCGTTGCCGCCCCCGTTCTTCGTTGCGCCTCGATGGTGGTATAGCGCTTCCATCCCCCTGTCGCAAAGCGCAGGCGGATTGATGGTTTGGGCGGTTTCGGAGGAGTCGAATGATCTTTATGGGACGGACGCTGAAGCGGCTGCGGGTTCTGAACGGCATGAAGCAGACCCATGTGGCGGAGCTCCTGCGGGTGACGCAGGCGACGGTATCGCGCTGGGAGGCAGGTGTCCTGACGCCTTCGGATAGCCAGCGACAGGCACTGGAGCGCCTCTTCGCCAGGACGCCTTCGGCGGCCGATGCAGCCCTCAAGCGGCTGGTCGAAACGTCGGCGGCAAAGGTCCACCTGATCTGCGACCATTCGCACCGGCTGCTGGCGGCCTCGCCCGGACGGCGGGCGGAATGGAGGCGGGAGATGATCGGCGAGCCGATGTTCCGTTACGCCTCGGAGGAAATACGCAGGGCGGAAAGCGAACTCGACGATCTCGGCTGGCACGATTGCCGCGTGGCTTCGCTGGCCGTCGAGACCGGCCCCAACGGCCGTGATGACGTCCCGATCTCAGCCGGCCGCGTGCTTTGGGAGCGCATACCACTCGCCGATGGTGCGATGGGCCGGCTGGTCACCGCGCTCTCATGATCGCAACGCATAATTTATGCGTTGTCCCCGTCGCCGCGCTTGAACTAGCTTCGAGGTAAAAAGGAGCGACGCATGACGATATTGGTGACGGGAAGCGCCGGCCATCTGGGCGAAGCATTGATGCGGCTGCTGCGCGGGGCGGGGCACGACGTGCGCGGGATCGACATCAAGGTCTCCCCATTTACCGATGCGGTCGGATCGATCGTCGACCGCATATTCGTCCGTCACGCTATGAAGGACGTGCGCGCCGTCATCCATTCCGCGACCCTGCACAAGCCGCATGTGGCGACGCACGGCTATTCCGAATTCGTAGACACCAATGTCGCGGGCACGGTCAATCTTCTCGAAGAGGCGGCAGGGGCGGGCGTCGGAGCCTTTGTCTTCACCAGCACCACGAGCGCCTTCGGTTCGGCCCTGACGCCGGCGCCCGGCGAGCCCGCCGCCTGGATCACGGAGGATGTCCGGCCGATCCCGCGCAATATCTACGGCGTAAGCAAAGTCGCAGCGGAGGGTTTCTGCGAGCTTTTCGCGCGGCGGCATAGTCTGCCCGCCGTTATCCTCCGGACCTCGCGTTTCTTTCCCGAGGCCGACGACGACGCGGAAATCCGCGGCCGCTACGAAACGGCCAATGCGCAGGCGAACGAATTGCTCTACCGGCGCGCGGATATCGAGGACGTGGCGAGCGCGCATCTATCGGCGCTTGACCGGGCGAAGGAGATCGGCTTCGGCCGCTTCATCATTTCGGCGCCCGCGCCCTTCACGCGCGACGATCTGGCGGCATTGCGCGCGGATGCTCCATCCGTCGTCTTCAGCCGTTTTCCTGAATGCGAGGCACTCTATGCCGAACGCGGGTGGCGGCTCTTTCCGTCGATCGACCGGGTCTATGTGAGTGCGGGCGCGGTGGCCTCTCTCGGCTGGCGTCCGAAATATGATTTTGCCCATGTATTGAAATGCCTGCGCCGCGGCGAGGATTTTCGAAGCCCCCTCGCAATCGAGATCGGGTCCAAAGGCTACCACGACACGGTCTTTGCGGATGGGCCGTATCCGGTAGCGTGAACCGTCAATCCCGGGGCAGGCCCGGCAGCCTGCCGATGTCGCCGACCCAGGGCAGGGCGGAGGAGCACCAGATCTGACTGCGGGGGGCAAGCTCGCGCCGCTGGTTGATGGTGCCGAGGCGGATGCCGATCTCCCCGGCGTCCTCGTCCGTGCCCGTCGTATAGACAGGCGAGCCGCAATTCGGGCAGAAAAACTGCAGCCGCTTGCGTCCGTTTTCGCCGGTTTTGACATAAAGCTTCGGTTCGCCGCCGGTCAGCCGGAACGAGGCGCGTGAGGTGCTCGTGCTGACACGATAGGCGGTACCGGTCAGCCGTTGGCAATCGGTACAATGGCAGATCGTTACGTGTTCCGGATCTATCTCCGCCTCGTAGGTCACGAAGCCGCAATGGCATTGGCCGTCAATGTGCATCGGACGCTCCTCGTAGCTTGGCCTGAGCAAGATACGATAGGGCGCCTGCAACGTTCGTCGAGAGTGTTGCCACGCGGAGTCAAACTCCGGTGAACAGCCACTCGTGTTCCTTGGCATTGTGGAACTTCCAGATCCGCTTCGGACCCGCCATGACGTTGAGATAATAGGAATCATAGCCGTGAACCGCAGCCACCGGATGGTAGCCCTTCGGCACCAGCGTTACGTCGCCGTCTTCCACCGCCATGGTCTCGTCCAGGGAGCGGTCGTCGGTATAGACGCGCTGCATGGCAAAGCCCTGCGGTGGATTGAGTCGGTGGTAGTAGGTTTCCTCGAGATAGCTTTCGGCCGGCAGGTTGTCCTGATCGTGCTTGTGCGGCGGATAGGAGGAGGTGTGTCCGCCCGGGGTAATCACCTCCACCACCAGCAGCGACTGCGCCGATCCGTCGTTCTCCGGCATGATGTTGGTGACGTAGCGCGTGTTGGTGCCCCTGCCGCGGGTCATCTGCGGATGCGTACCGGGGCGGATGACCTTCGTCTTGAAGTTTTCGCCGCCCGGGGCGGAGCAGATGGCGAGGTCGAGATCGGTGGTCGCTTCGGCCTGCCAGCTGCTGCCCTTCGGCACGTAGACCGCGTAGGGCTGGCCTTCGAAGGGCGTCATGCGCTCGCCGAGCTCGCCGAAGTCCTCGCCGTCGACGGAAATCTTCGCCTTGCCGGCGACGAGCACGAGGCAGAGTTCCTTCTCCCCTGCTCCGCCGCCGGTCGTCTCGCCCGGCCGCAGCCGATGAAGCGCGAAACCGACATAGGTCCAGCCGGCACTCTCGGGCGTGATCTCCTGCATCAGGCCGGACGGGGCTTTGGGTTTGACGAGCAGTCTGGACATGTAAGGTCTCCTCAAGTTGCAGTCTGCGGCAGCCCGATGAGAGGCGCCTGACGAGGCGGGCTTTACTTGTCGAGCCCAGCCTCCCTCGCATATGCCTTCAGCGATTTCAGTCCGAGCGACTGGTATTCGAAAGGGTTGCGAATAGCCGAATCCTGCTCTGCCTCGATCACGAGCCAGCCCTCATAACCGTGTTCGGCCGCGATTTTGAGAACAGGCAGGAAATCGACGCCGCCTTCGGAGTCGCCCGGAACGGTAAAGACGCCGCGCCGCACGCCCTCGAGGAAGGACAGTCCTTCGCCCTCGACCACCTCCCGGACAGCCGGGCGGACGTTCTTGCAATGAATGTGGCGGACGCGGCTCATGTATTTCCGCGCCACTTCCGCCGGATCGGAACCGCCGAACCAGGCATGGCCGGTGTCGAGCAGCAGTTTGGTCGCAGGACCGGTGTTCTGCATCAACAGGTCGATCTCCTCGCCGGTCTGGACGATCGTGCCCATGTGGTGGTGGTAGACGAGTTCGATGCCCTGATCGGCGCAATATTCAGCGACCGCTTCGAGGTCGGCGCCGAATTTCTCCCACTTGTCTGCGGGCAGCACCGGCTTGTCCTTCACGAGCGGCTTGGAATCGTCGCCGTGGATGGCATTGGAGGTCTCGCAGACAATCGCCACCTTGCAGCCATTGTGCTTCAGAAGGTCGAGATGCGGCTGGATCGCCCTCTTCTCCGCTTCGACGTCGTGAGCGAGGAGGTTGGTCGAGTGCCAGCCCGATACGAAAACGAGATCATAACTCGCGAGTTTCTGCCTCAGCGCTTCGGGGTCGGAGGGCATCTTGTGGCCCTTCTCGATGCCGTCGAAGCCGATCTTCTGGCAATCGGAGAGGCAGTCCTCGAGCGTCAGATGCGCGCCGATCGAATGGTCGTCGTCATTGCTCCAGGCGATCGGGTTGGTTCCGTAGCGGATCATGTGTTTTGCCTTCTGTTGTCGCATGCTTGAGGCGGATGTTTCGCATCAGTCGGGGCGATGCCCCTCACATCCGGCTGCCGCCGCCTTCTCCCCGCCCCGCGGGGAGAGCGTTATGGTGAGGGGTATCTTCTGCTGCCGTGCACGGAACGGCGCCCGCATAAGAATGCGGGCACCTTGTCATTGAACGTCAACCAAACCGCTGCGCCTGGAGGGCCTTTTCGTAGCCTTCGCGGGCGGCCTTCACCTGATCGCGGTCCGAGACCTCCGGCACCGCGACGTCCCACCAGTGGCCGCCGGCCTCCGTCGTGATCAGCGGATCGGTATCGATGACGATGACGGTCGTGCGCGCCTCGTCGGCGGTCTCCGCGAGCGCAGCTTCGAGTTCGGGGATCGACCCGACCTTGCGGGTCACGGCGCCCATGGCCGCGGCATGCGCGGCGAAGTCGATCTGCGGCAGCTCCACGTGGTGCGCGTCCTTCAACAGATTGTTGAAGTTGGCACCGCCCGTTCCCATCTGCAGCCGGTTGATACAGCCATAGCCGGCATTGTCGAGCAGCACGACGGTGAATTTGGCGCCGAGCATGATCGAAGAGGCGATCTCCGAATTCAGCATCATGTAGCTGCCGTCGCCGACCATGACGATCACGTCGCTGTCGGGCTTGGCAAGCTTCACGCCCAGACCGCCGGCGACCTCGTAGCCCATGGTCGAAAAGCCGTATTCCATATGATAGCCGCCAGGCTCCTCCGCCTGCCATAGCTTGTGCAGTTCGCCGGGGAGCCCGCCGGCGGCGCAGACGAGTGTCGTTCGCCTGCCGCCGCGGGCGCGCTGAACGGCGCCGATGACCTGGGCATCGGAGGGAAGTGCCGCATTGGTGGTGGCGGTTACCCTGTCGGCCGCCGCCAGCCACTCGGCCTTGCCGGCTTTCGCCCTCTCGGTCCAGACACTCTCGGCCTTGTGGCCGCCAAGCCCGCCGGAGAGCCGGTTGAGGCCGGCGCGCGCGTCGCAAATCAGCGGCCGTCCCTCGTGTTTGCCGGCGTCGAAAGGCTGGACGTTGAGGCCGATGATTTTCAGTGCCTCGTTCTTGAAGAGCGCCCAGGATCCGGTGGTGAAATCCTGGAGCCGCGAGCCGACGGCGAGCACCACGTCGGCCTCCTCCGCCAGTGCGTTGGAGGCCGACGTGCCGGTTACACCGACGGAACCCATGTTCAGCGGATGCGAATGCGGCAGAGCGGACTTGCCGGCCTGCGTCTCGACGACCGGAATGCGGTGCTTCTCGGCGAATTCGGCGAGTTCAGCGCTCGCTTCCGAATAGAGCACGCCGCCGCCGGCGATGATGATCGGCTTCTTCGCCGATTTGAGCGCCTCGATCGCCGACGCCAGCTCGTCCAGATCCGGCTCGATGCGGCGCGGCACCCAGACCTTCTCGTCAAAGAAGGATTCGGGATAGTCATAGGCTTCCGCCTGGACGTCCTGGCAGAGCGAAAGCGTCACCGGGCCGCAGTCGGCAGGATCGGTCAGCACTTGCATGGCACGGCGCAGCGCCGGGATGATCTGCTCGGGCCGGGTGATGCGGTCGAAATAGCGCGAGACCGGGCGGAAGCAATCGTTCGCCGAAATCGTGCCATCGCCGAAACTCTCGACCTGCTGCAGTACCGGGTCGGGCCTGCGGTTGGCGAAGACGTCACCCGGCAGGAGGAGGACCGGCAGGCGGTTGACATGAGCAAGCGCGGCCGAGGTCACCATGTTGAGGGCGCCCGGACCGATTGAGGTCGTGCAGGCCATGAAGCGGCGACGGAAGCTAGCCTTGGCGAAGGCGATCGCCGCATTCGCCATGCCCTGTTCGTTCTGCGCGCGGTAGGTCGGAAGCGTTTCGCGCACGGAATAGAGCGCCTCGCCGACACCGGCCACGTTGCCGTGGCCGAAGATCGCGAAGACGCCGCCGAAGATCGGCACGCGCTCGCCGTCGATGATCGTCATCTGCCGGGTCAGGAACCGCGCCACGGCCTGTGCCATGGTCAGGCGCACGGTTTTCTGGCTCATCTGTTTCCTCCTTGCGGCCGCATCCTTGCGCCGCCTTATCGCTTTACCGCTACGCCGCCTTGGTCTCGCCCAATTGCAGCCAGAGATCGACAAGCGCCTTGAACTTCGCCGCCATGTCGGCCACCGCCTGCTCGTCGCTCATGCCGCCGGCGAGCCAGCTCCTGGCGGCATCGGCGAAGATTGTCCGGCCGACGGCAAATCCCTTGACCGTCTTCGACGCTCTGGCAGCGGCGAAGCCTTCCTTCAGCACCGCATAGGGCGCTTCCAGGCCGAGGAGCACCACGCCTCGGCAAAGCGGATCGCGCGTCTCGATCACGGCGTCGATGGCTGCCCAGGCGGTGCGGCTTGCCTGTGGTTCGAGCTTCCACCAGTCCGGCCTCAGGCCCGCATCATAGAGCTCCTCGAGCGCCCGCGGAATGGTCCGGTCGTCGAGTTTGCCGTGCTTGCCGGCTATGATCTCGATCAGGATCTCGCGCCCGACCTTGCGCGCCGCCTCGAAGGCCGAGCGAAGCTTGGCGGCCTGGGCGGTCTTGAGTTCGGACGGATCGTCGGGATGGTAGAAGGAAAGCACCTTGATGCAATGGTCGACCGGCCAGTCGATGAGACGGCTGCCGAGATCCTGGCTGAATTCGAAGGCGAGCGGCCGCGAGCCCGGAAGCTCGATCGGCTTGCCGATCCAGAAGTCGCGGTGGGCGCCTGCCGCATAGAGCGCGTCGCGGCCATATTTGTCGTCGATCAGCATGCCGAAGCCGGAGCGGCCTTGAGCCACCTCCGCCGCCGCCTTGACGGCGAGCACCTTGAAAGCGGGAATGCGGGCGAGCAGTTCCGGATCGCCCTCGGCAATGTCCTCCAGCTGGCTGCGATGGTCGACGGCGAGCGCCATCAGGAGCGGGATTTCGCGTCGCCGCGTCGTCGCCCAATGCACGTGGTTGATCGCCTCGTCCTTGCGCAACGCCTTCTGCTTGCTGCCATGCTCGAGGAAATATTGCAGTTCGGTCCAGGTCGGTATTTCCGGTGCGCAAAGCAGGCGCGAAACCGCGAAGGCGCCGCAGGCATTCGCCCAGGTGGCGCAAGTCGCGTGCGGCTCGCCGGCGAGCCAGCCGCGCAGGAAGCCGGACATGAAGGCGTCGCCGGCGCCGAGAACGTTGTAGACCTCGATCGGGAATCCCTTCCCCACGATACCGTCTTCGAGATCGTCCGAGATCGGTCCGTCATAAACGATGCAGCCCATCGGCCCGCGTTTGAGCACGATCGTGGCCCTGGAGAGCGAGCGGATGGTCTTGAGTGCAGCAAGCAGATCGCTTTCTCCCGACGCGATCAGCACTTCTTCCTCGGTCCCGACGATAAGGTCGCAGTCGCCGAGAACGGTCTTCAGATGTGCCGAGACGCGGTCCGAAGCGATATAGCGGCTCTCGCCGGCATCATGGCCGGCCAGGCCCCAGAGGTTCGGCCGGTAGTCGATGTCGAAGACGATCCTTGCGCCGCTTGCCTTGGCGATCCTGATCGCCTTGCGCTGGGCGGCGTCCGTGTTCGGTTTGG
Encoded here:
- a CDS encoding bifunctional 5-dehydro-2-deoxygluconokinase/5-dehydro-2-deoxyphosphogluconate aldolase, translated to MSQIPSAQVSSGAGAKPLDLITIGRASVDLYGQQIGTRLEDVASFAKSVGGCPCNISVGTARLGLKSALLTRVGDEQMGRFIREQLQREGVETRGIVTDPERLTALAILSVENDKSFPLLFYRDNCADNALCADDISEDFIRSARAVLVTGTHFAKPNTDAAQRKAIRIAKASGARIVFDIDYRPNLWGLAGHDAGESRYIASDRVSAHLKTVLGDCDLIVGTEEEVLIASGESDLLAALKTIRSLSRATIVLKRGPMGCIVYDGPISDDLEDGIVGKGFPIEVYNVLGAGDAFMSGFLRGWLAGEPHATCATWANACGAFAVSRLLCAPEIPTWTELQYFLEHGSKQKALRKDEAINHVHWATTRRREIPLLMALAVDHRSQLEDIAEGDPELLARIPAFKVLAVKAAAEVAQGRSGFGMLIDDKYGRDALYAAGAHRDFWIGKPIELPGSRPLAFEFSQDLGSRLIDWPVDHCIKVLSFYHPDDPSELKTAQAAKLRSAFEAARKVGREILIEIIAGKHGKLDDRTIPRALEELYDAGLRPDWWKLEPQASRTAWAAIDAVIETRDPLCRGVVLLGLEAPYAVLKEGFAAARASKTVKGFAVGRTIFADAARSWLAGGMSDEQAVADMAAKFKALVDLWLQLGETKAA